One genomic region from Zalophus californianus isolate mZalCal1 chromosome 2, mZalCal1.pri.v2, whole genome shotgun sequence encodes:
- the NKX6-1 gene encoding homeobox protein Nkx-6.1 translates to MLAVGAMEGTRQSAFLLSSPPLAALHSMAEMKTPLYPAAYPPLPTGPPSSSSSSSSSSSPSPPLGAHNPGSLKPPPAGGLSSLGSPPQQLSAATPHGINDILSRPSMPVASGAALPSASPSGSSSSSSSSTSASSASAAAAAAAAAAAAASSPAGLLAGLPRFSSLSPPPPPPGLYFSPSAAAVAAVGRYPKPLAELPGRTPIFWPGVMQSPPWRDARLACTPHQGSILLDKDGKRKHTRPTFSGQQIFALEKTFEQTKYLAGPERARLAYSLGMTESQVKVWFQNRRTKWRKKHAAEMATAKKKQDSETERLKGASENEEEDDDYNKPLDPNSDDEKITQLLKKHKSSSGGGGLLLHASENESSS, encoded by the exons ATGTTAGCGGTGGGGGCGATGGAGGGCACCCGGCAGAGCGCGTTCCTGCTCAGCAGCCCGCCCCTGGCTGCCCTGCACAGCATGGCCGAAATGAAGACCCCGCTGTACCCCGCGGCATACCCCCCGTTGCCCACCGGCCCcccctcctcctcgtcctcctcatcctcctccTCGTCGCCCTCCCCGCCTTTGGGCGCCCACAACCCAGGCAGCCTGAAGCCCCCGCCCGCGGGGGGGCTCTCATCCCTGGGCAGCCCCCCACAGCAGCTCTCAGCCGCCACCCCCCACGGCATCAACGACATCCTGAGCCGGCCCTCCATGCCCGTGGCCTCAGGGGCCGCCCTGCCCTCCGCCTCGCCCTCgggttcctcctcctcctcttcctcgtcCACCTCCGCTTCCTCCGCTTCCGCAGCGGCCGCGGCGGCCGCGGCCGCTGCAGCCGCCGCCTCATCCCCAGCGGGGCTGCTGGCTGGCCTGCCCCGCTTCAGCAGCCTGAgtccaccgccgccgccgcctgggCTCTACTTCAGCCCCAGCGCAGCGGCCGTGGCCGCCGTAGGTCGGTACCCCAAGCCGCTGGCCGAGCTGCCCGGCCGGACGCCCATCTTCTGGCCAGGAGTTATGCAGAGCCCACCCTGGAGGGACGCCCGCCTGGCCTGCACTCCTC ATCAAGGATCCATTTTGTTGGACAAAGACGGGAAGAGAAAACACACGAGACCCACGTTTTCTGGCCAGCAGATCTTCGCTCTGGAGAAGACTTTCGAACAAACGAAATACTTGGCGGGGCCCGAGAGGGCTCGCTTGGCCTATTCGTTGGGGATGACGGAGAGTCAGGTCAAG GTCTGGTTCCAGAACCGCCGGACCAAGTGGAGGAAGAAGCACGCGGCCGAGATGGCCACGGCCAAGAAGAAGCAGGATTCGGAGACCGAGCGGCTCAAGGGGGCCTCGGAGAACGAGGAGGAGGACGACGACTACAACAAGCCTCTGGACCCCAACTCGGACGACGAGAAAATCACGCAGCTGCTGAAGAAGCACAAGtccagcagcggcggcggcggcctccTGCTGCACGCGTCCGAGAACGAGAGCTCGTCCTGA